Proteins encoded in a region of the Mycobacterium branderi genome:
- a CDS encoding VOC family protein, with product MPICDGAPLGAPTWIDLTSSDLDQAQDFYGTVFGWTFDSGGPAVGGYITAAKNGHPVAGMVANVRRWPFPDGWSTYFHTADIDATVSALTAAGASLHLPPMQLPAKGVMGAATDPSGAAFRLWQPLNVRGFEVIGEAGAPVWHQLTTRDYRAAIDFYCEVFGWRTEQVSEADEFRYTTAWFGDQQLLGVMDGAKILPEGMPSQWTTFFGAEDVDKTLQVITDNAGIVLRPAEDTPYGRLAAAADPTGVMFNLSSLRN from the coding sequence GTGCCCATTTGTGACGGCGCGCCGCTGGGCGCTCCGACCTGGATCGATCTGACATCATCCGACCTCGACCAGGCCCAAGATTTCTACGGCACGGTGTTCGGCTGGACGTTCGACTCGGGGGGGCCGGCGGTCGGCGGCTACATCACCGCCGCCAAGAACGGGCACCCGGTCGCGGGCATGGTGGCCAACGTCCGCCGGTGGCCCTTCCCGGATGGGTGGTCCACCTACTTCCACACCGCCGATATCGACGCCACCGTGTCGGCCCTGACTGCGGCCGGTGCTTCGCTGCACCTCCCGCCGATGCAGCTGCCGGCCAAAGGCGTGATGGGCGCGGCGACCGACCCATCAGGCGCTGCGTTTCGCTTGTGGCAGCCATTGAATGTCCGTGGCTTCGAAGTGATTGGCGAGGCGGGCGCCCCGGTCTGGCATCAGTTGACCACGCGCGACTATCGGGCCGCCATCGACTTTTATTGCGAGGTTTTCGGCTGGCGCACCGAGCAGGTCTCCGAAGCCGACGAATTCCGCTACACCACTGCATGGTTCGGTGACCAGCAGCTGCTGGGCGTGATGGACGGTGCGAAGATTCTGCCCGAAGGTATGCCGTCGCAGTGGACCACCTTTTTCGGCGCCGAGGACGTCGACAAGACGCTGCAGGTGATCACCGACAACGCCGGGATCGTGCTCCGGCCCGCTGAGGACACCCCGTACGGTCGCCTCGCGGCAGCGGCCGACCCAACGGGCGTGATGTTCAACCTGTCTTCGCTGCGGAACTGA
- a CDS encoding VOC family protein: protein MSIASLGYLGVQTPDPGIWTTFGPEVLGLTVSRTGDDGSVYLRADLRHHRIAIHPGAESQVAYVGWEVAGESDLDAMIERLNRAGVSWRPGSATECAERKVERFIGFADPAGLPQEIFYGALVSYEPFVPGRPIQGFVTGDRGLGHVVFIVPDAAAAHEFYTKVLGFKLSDIVDTVFNTPGYFYHLNRRHHSLAILEAPNKAGLHHLMLELQDLNDVGTGYDIVRDRGYQLSMEFGRHSTDEVVSFYFITPAGFEIEYGWGGRQVDDATWHVVRADRGELWGHQVVGPGLPPTVRPVDAGVAAQ, encoded by the coding sequence ATGTCTATTGCCAGTCTTGGCTATCTAGGAGTACAGACACCGGATCCGGGGATCTGGACTACTTTCGGTCCGGAAGTTCTCGGGCTGACCGTGTCCCGGACGGGGGATGACGGTTCGGTCTACCTGCGAGCTGACCTACGCCATCATCGGATTGCGATTCATCCTGGCGCGGAGAGCCAAGTTGCCTACGTGGGCTGGGAAGTCGCCGGCGAGTCCGATCTTGATGCGATGATCGAACGGTTGAACCGGGCCGGTGTGAGCTGGCGACCCGGTTCGGCTACGGAGTGCGCCGAACGCAAGGTCGAACGGTTCATCGGATTCGCCGACCCTGCGGGGCTTCCGCAAGAAATCTTCTACGGGGCGCTGGTGTCCTACGAGCCCTTCGTTCCGGGTCGACCGATACAGGGCTTTGTTACTGGTGATCGGGGGCTAGGGCACGTCGTTTTCATCGTCCCGGACGCCGCGGCGGCGCACGAGTTTTACACAAAAGTGTTGGGTTTCAAGTTGAGCGACATCGTGGACACGGTCTTCAATACCCCCGGCTACTTTTATCATTTGAACCGCCGCCATCACAGTCTCGCGATCCTGGAGGCACCGAATAAAGCGGGCCTGCATCACCTGATGCTCGAACTGCAAGACCTCAACGACGTCGGCACCGGCTACGACATCGTTCGCGATCGCGGATATCAATTGTCGATGGAATTCGGTCGACACTCGACCGATGAAGTGGTGTCGTTTTACTTCATTACCCCAGCTGGTTTCGAGATCGAGTACGGCTGGGGAGGCCGCCAGGTCGACGACGCCACCTGGCACGTGGTGCGAGCTGACCGCGGCGAGCTATGGGGCCACCAAGTAGTGGGACCCGGGCTGCCGCCAACCGTTCGCCCGGTGGATGCCGGGGTAGCAGCGCAGTGA
- a CDS encoding aromatic ring-hydroxylating oxygenase subunit alpha — translation MYQPETQFERASTNGSRLSDGVRVADLIDLDERTVCARLHSDEEIYRLEMERIFGRCWIAVAHESEIPNPGDYVTRAIGEDPVIVSRDRSGDINILLNSCSHRGMNVCRAEMGNTKFFRCPYHAWSYDATGRLVSVSAEQEMYDGKLEKEKYGLRRARVATYAGMIFGTWSDETPPLEEELGGIAFYLDIAFNRSRSGLEVIGPPQRWTFDANWKLAAEQFSGDAYHTVMLHNSLIELGVAPKDPAAFLLGVNVGTERAHTLRCLDMEAVMAGLGAAANEGMLEQAPPPGMDAELVAQAKELLSPEQMAVLVKTPPIVGQVFPTLAWINIMLPSAAVETKGGVITFRTWVPRGLDHMEIMSWTLVEKDAPEEIRRATARSTIQTFSDSGIYEQDDAESWAGVYRAIRGPQGKKRNLLYFSTCGEPTKENGCLSWHGMGRDDIQWLFWKRYRQLMDG, via the coding sequence GTGTATCAGCCCGAAACCCAGTTCGAGAGGGCAAGCACTAACGGTTCTCGGCTATCGGATGGTGTGCGGGTCGCCGACCTGATCGACCTCGACGAACGCACCGTCTGCGCCAGGCTTCACTCGGACGAGGAAATATACCGTCTTGAGATGGAGCGGATCTTTGGCCGGTGCTGGATCGCTGTGGCTCATGAAAGTGAGATTCCCAACCCGGGCGATTACGTCACCAGAGCCATCGGCGAAGACCCGGTCATAGTCTCGCGCGATCGCTCCGGGGACATCAATATCCTGTTGAATTCGTGCTCGCACCGCGGCATGAATGTGTGCCGAGCCGAAATGGGCAACACCAAGTTTTTCCGCTGCCCCTATCATGCCTGGAGCTACGACGCGACCGGACGTTTGGTTAGCGTTAGCGCCGAACAGGAAATGTATGACGGCAAGCTGGAGAAGGAAAAATACGGACTGCGGCGCGCGCGCGTGGCAACCTACGCCGGCATGATATTTGGGACTTGGTCCGATGAAACCCCTCCGCTGGAGGAGGAGCTAGGCGGCATCGCCTTCTACCTGGACATAGCGTTCAACCGGTCACGAAGCGGTCTTGAGGTGATCGGGCCGCCGCAACGATGGACTTTCGACGCCAACTGGAAACTCGCCGCGGAGCAGTTTTCCGGCGACGCCTATCACACCGTGATGTTGCACAATTCGCTCATCGAGCTGGGCGTGGCCCCCAAGGATCCGGCCGCGTTTTTGCTGGGCGTTAACGTCGGCACTGAGCGCGCGCACACGTTGAGGTGCCTAGACATGGAAGCGGTGATGGCGGGATTGGGCGCCGCGGCGAACGAAGGCATGCTAGAGCAGGCGCCGCCACCGGGAATGGATGCCGAGCTGGTCGCCCAAGCAAAGGAGTTGCTAAGCCCAGAGCAGATGGCCGTACTGGTCAAGACGCCACCTATTGTGGGGCAGGTCTTCCCAACGCTTGCCTGGATCAACATCATGCTGCCCAGCGCGGCAGTGGAAACGAAGGGTGGAGTCATAACCTTCCGCACCTGGGTACCGCGCGGTCTTGACCACATGGAAATCATGTCGTGGACCCTTGTGGAGAAAGACGCTCCCGAAGAGATCCGTCGAGCCACGGCACGCTCAACGATCCAGACCTTCAGCGACAGTGGCATCTATGAGCAAGACGATGCCGAATCCTGGGCCGGCGTGTACCGAGCGATCCGCGGGCCACAGGGCAAGAAACGGAACCTTCTGTACTTCTCCACCTGTGGTGAGCCCACTAAGGAGAACGGCTGTCTTAGCTGGCATGGAATGGGCCGCGACGATATTCAATGGCTGTTTTGGAAGCGCTACCGCCAACTGATGGACGGCTGA
- a CDS encoding aromatic-ring-hydroxylating dioxygenase subunit beta, with amino-acid sequence MQSTATGRPPVEPMAGTTQRPRPEPDSLPAVPYSDPRFTAAQQFLIREAFLLDHGRFHEWLEMLDEDLEYRMPVRVTAWRADGEGFTGAMHFDDTYASMQGRVARLDTDYAWSEDPPSRTRRFVSNITVTAPAEGNGELHVVSYLFVARSRWDNPAYQFISAERRDILRPLPSKDGVYKLLDREILVDQSNLGTVNLAIFL; translated from the coding sequence ATGCAAAGCACGGCAACCGGGCGCCCCCCCGTCGAACCGATGGCGGGAACCACTCAACGCCCACGACCCGAACCCGACTCGCTTCCGGCAGTTCCGTATTCGGATCCGAGGTTCACTGCGGCTCAGCAGTTTTTGATCCGAGAAGCGTTCCTCCTCGATCATGGCCGCTTCCACGAGTGGCTGGAAATGTTGGACGAAGACCTTGAGTATCGCATGCCGGTGCGGGTAACAGCTTGGCGCGCCGACGGTGAAGGATTCACCGGTGCAATGCATTTCGATGACACGTACGCATCGATGCAGGGCCGGGTGGCACGCCTTGACACAGACTACGCCTGGAGCGAAGACCCGCCCTCCAGAACCCGTCGATTCGTCAGCAATATCACCGTCACGGCACCAGCTGAGGGCAATGGGGAACTGCACGTAGTCAGTTACCTGTTCGTGGCGCGGAGTCGATGGGACAATCCCGCCTACCAATTCATTTCTGCCGAACGGCGCGACATCTTGCGTCCCCTGCCCAGCAAGGACGGGGTGTACAAGTTGCTGGACCGAGAGATCCTCGTCGATCAATCCAACCTTGGAACGGTCAACCTGGCCATTTTCCTGTAA
- a CDS encoding SDR family NAD(P)-dependent oxidoreductase, giving the protein MGALEGSGVLLSGGGSGLGRALVQRFLGEGSKVACLEYSTAKVDRLRAEFGDSVLAIEGDIRDPAASESAVAEVLRNCGRLDALIGTAAIFDNVPAFKLYARNHILPAFDEIMRTNVAGHILIATAAREALEATGGSITFTLSTSGMYPGTGPMYSASKAALTMVVKQLAFELAPRVRVNGVVPGTIRDSGIAGPKALDQQDTTPSAIFPGFYDAAKCMSPQRTCPSATEYTGIYVLLASKTDAAVATGAIINWDTGLGMIGHGMALAPTLVQ; this is encoded by the coding sequence ATGGGCGCTTTAGAAGGAAGCGGGGTGCTGCTAAGTGGCGGTGGCTCTGGCTTAGGGCGTGCGCTTGTCCAGCGGTTCCTCGGAGAAGGCTCCAAGGTGGCCTGCCTGGAATACAGCACCGCCAAGGTCGACAGGCTGCGGGCTGAGTTCGGCGATTCTGTACTTGCCATCGAGGGCGATATCCGTGATCCGGCAGCCTCGGAGTCGGCCGTCGCTGAAGTATTGCGGAATTGTGGTCGTCTGGATGCTCTCATCGGTACGGCTGCTATCTTTGACAACGTCCCAGCATTCAAGCTTTACGCCCGAAACCACATTCTGCCCGCTTTCGACGAGATCATGAGAACAAATGTGGCTGGCCACATTTTGATCGCGACCGCGGCTCGAGAAGCACTTGAGGCCACCGGCGGCAGCATCACGTTCACATTGTCGACCTCTGGTATGTACCCGGGCACGGGTCCAATGTATTCAGCGTCGAAAGCCGCGCTTACCATGGTTGTCAAGCAACTCGCGTTCGAGCTTGCCCCGCGGGTTCGCGTGAACGGAGTGGTACCCGGCACGATCCGCGACAGCGGTATAGCCGGCCCAAAAGCATTAGACCAGCAAGACACTACGCCGTCGGCAATTTTCCCGGGATTTTACGACGCCGCTAAATGTATGAGTCCACAGCGCACGTGTCCCAGCGCCACGGAATACACCGGCATTTATGTGCTGCTGGCTTCGAAGACAGATGCGGCTGTGGCGACCGGCGCCATTATCAACTGGGACACAGGTTTAGGAATGATTGGGCACGGCATGGCGCTGGCCCCGACGCTCGTTCAATAA
- a CDS encoding MerR family transcriptional regulator, whose translation MDNNEAEFKTYSLAEVAERILPDMADGVRWLSRRLNRGELSGYRLGRAWRMTREDVAGLIERHRNRSKVPDDVEMPRSKFSGLTPTSRRRRERGGL comes from the coding sequence ATGGACAATAACGAAGCCGAGTTCAAGACGTACTCGCTCGCCGAAGTGGCGGAACGAATCCTGCCGGACATGGCGGACGGCGTGCGCTGGCTTTCACGTCGGCTGAACCGCGGTGAGCTGTCTGGATACCGGCTCGGCCGCGCTTGGCGAATGACGCGCGAAGATGTCGCAGGCCTGATCGAGCGCCATCGGAACCGCTCAAAAGTACCGGACGATGTCGAGATGCCACGATCGAAATTTTCGGGCTTGACGCCAACATCGCGCCGGCGGCGGGAGCGCGGGGGGTTGTGA
- a CDS encoding tyrosine-type recombinase/integrase, which produces MAVDKSGRVYVVGSVPLLHPEVQTVQEMLEGWRNQQLCRNLAHDTIEGRIRLVERFISYTNEFPWTWTPAMVEEFFSDLRSVSGRRQSTIRGYQNALRLFCSYVSDPDYGWDRLCEQRFSTHPAQVFFEWNTATHVQDNEQAPTKRAFTKRELQDFFDHADDRVALIAASARKGWLPAYRDSVMFKLAYSYGLRFNELRHLQTVDFARNPHGREFGRYGLVHVRYGKAKKGSPHKRRSVLTVFDWTPEVIGDWLAYGQPNMDDGIDLFPSERGALVSEDTLLRRFRRYCTDLELSAGLDIHSLRRSYATHLIEDGWDPMFVQHQMGHEHASTTALYTCVSSDFRTRTLRRVLDATIADALALGEESS; this is translated from the coding sequence GCCGGAACTTGGCGCATGACACGATCGAGGGCCGGATTCGGCTGGTGGAGCGGTTCATCTCCTACACGAATGAGTTTCCGTGGACGTGGACGCCGGCGATGGTTGAGGAGTTCTTCAGCGACCTGCGCTCGGTGTCCGGACGTAGGCAGTCGACGATCCGCGGTTATCAGAACGCGCTGCGGCTGTTTTGTTCTTACGTCAGCGATCCCGACTATGGCTGGGATCGGTTGTGCGAGCAGCGGTTTAGTACCCATCCCGCCCAGGTGTTTTTCGAGTGGAACACTGCCACGCACGTCCAGGACAACGAGCAAGCGCCGACCAAACGAGCGTTCACCAAGCGCGAGTTGCAGGACTTCTTCGATCACGCCGATGACCGGGTGGCGCTGATCGCCGCCTCCGCCCGGAAGGGCTGGTTACCGGCCTACCGCGATTCAGTGATGTTTAAGCTGGCCTACTCCTATGGCCTACGGTTTAACGAGCTACGCCATTTGCAGACGGTGGACTTCGCTCGTAATCCGCATGGCCGCGAGTTCGGCCGCTACGGCCTGGTTCACGTGCGCTATGGCAAGGCCAAGAAGGGTTCGCCGCACAAAAGGCGTAGTGTGCTGACGGTTTTCGATTGGACACCCGAGGTCATCGGTGACTGGCTGGCCTACGGGCAGCCCAATATGGATGACGGCATTGATCTGTTCCCCAGCGAGCGCGGAGCCTTGGTCTCCGAAGACACCCTGTTGCGGCGGTTTCGCCGCTACTGCACTGATCTCGAGTTATCGGCGGGGCTCGATATCCACTCGTTGCGCCGCTCCTATGCCACCCATCTTATTGAAGATGGCTGGGATCCGATGTTCGTGCAGCATCAAATGGGCCACGAACATGCAAGTACCACAGCGCTTTACACTTGCGTGTCCAGTGATTTTCGCACTCGAACCCTGCGCCGGGTGCTCGATGCCACTATCGCCGATGCTCTTGCGTTGGGTGAGGAGTCCTCATGA
- a CDS encoding cyclopropane mycolic acid synthase family methyltransferase, whose product MPSVQLAPRFDDVRAHYDLSDDFFRLFLDPTQTYSCAYFERDDMTLEEAQIAKIDLALGKLGLQPGMTLLDIGCGWGAAMKRAVERYQVNVVGLTLSVNQAAHVRKMFDEMDTSCSRRVLLAGWEQFDEPVDRIVSIGAFEHFGLERYSRFFTMAYQALPADGVMLLHTIVRPTFKQLRRAGLALTHELVHFCEFILAEIFPGGWLPTVPVVEEHATKAGFTVARIQSLQLHYARTLDMWAAALWDNQKRAVAVQSQEVYDRYMKYLTGCARLFHQGYTDVNQFTLQRNSVS is encoded by the coding sequence TTGCCGTCCGTGCAGCTGGCGCCGCGTTTTGATGACGTGCGGGCTCATTACGACCTGTCCGATGATTTCTTCCGGTTGTTCCTGGATCCGACCCAGACATACAGCTGCGCCTATTTTGAGCGTGACGATATGACGTTGGAAGAGGCGCAGATCGCGAAGATCGATCTAGCGCTAGGGAAGTTGGGTCTGCAGCCGGGAATGACGCTGCTGGACATTGGCTGTGGCTGGGGGGCCGCCATGAAGCGCGCCGTCGAAAGATACCAGGTCAATGTTGTGGGCTTGACGTTGTCGGTCAACCAGGCTGCTCACGTGCGGAAGATGTTCGACGAGATGGACACCTCGTGCTCAAGGCGGGTGTTGCTGGCGGGTTGGGAGCAGTTCGATGAGCCCGTCGACCGGATCGTCTCGATTGGTGCATTCGAACATTTCGGCCTCGAACGTTACTCGCGCTTCTTCACGATGGCCTACCAAGCGTTGCCAGCAGATGGTGTGATGTTGTTGCACACCATCGTCCGGCCGACTTTCAAGCAGTTGCGGCGCGCGGGCTTGGCGTTAACGCACGAACTAGTGCATTTCTGTGAGTTCATTTTGGCCGAGATCTTCCCGGGCGGCTGGCTGCCGACAGTCCCGGTGGTTGAGGAGCATGCCACCAAAGCGGGCTTCACCGTGGCACGCATCCAGTCACTGCAGCTTCACTATGCGCGGACGCTGGATATGTGGGCGGCCGCCTTGTGGGACAACCAAAAACGGGCCGTCGCGGTGCAATCTCAGGAGGTCTACGACCGCTACATGAAGTATCTGACTGGCTGCGCACGGCTGTTCCACCAGGGCTACACCGACGTCAACCAATTCACCCTGCAACGAAATTCTGTGAGCTAG
- a CDS encoding class I SAM-dependent methyltransferase: MTTTGSIANVSDTAHLIAAHRAMESARPDALFHDALADRLAGDKGQAIVAAAPRILRNSWPVVARTRIIDDIIGQAIGQGCDRVLNLAAGLDTRPYRLDLSPDFTWVEADLPGLLTDKERLLADEKARCRLTRHAVDLADPRARDAFLNEALTGATKALVLTEGLLIYLDHRDVDALSAALKRPEVAWWMFDLFSPGLRRRMIKKSATMLDSAPFKFAPADGVAYFENLGWTTLDVESVLAGAYRFHRLPPLMRLVAHLPLPNPRKPGNMLWNAVVRMSH; the protein is encoded by the coding sequence ATGACGACAACGGGATCCATCGCGAACGTCTCCGACACGGCCCATTTGATTGCGGCGCACCGAGCGATGGAATCGGCGCGCCCGGATGCACTTTTTCACGATGCTCTCGCCGATCGGCTCGCCGGTGATAAGGGCCAGGCGATAGTCGCGGCGGCTCCGCGAATACTGCGCAACAGCTGGCCGGTTGTGGCGCGCACCAGAATCATTGACGACATTATCGGTCAGGCGATCGGACAGGGCTGTGACCGGGTGCTCAATCTGGCGGCGGGTCTGGATACTCGTCCTTACCGGCTCGACTTGAGTCCTGACTTCACCTGGGTGGAGGCTGATCTGCCGGGGCTGCTCACCGACAAGGAGCGGTTGCTCGCCGACGAGAAGGCGCGCTGCCGGTTGACGCGCCATGCCGTCGACCTTGCTGATCCGCGTGCCCGTGACGCGTTCTTGAATGAGGCGCTCACCGGCGCCACCAAGGCGCTGGTTCTGACCGAGGGCCTGCTGATCTACCTGGACCACCGCGATGTCGACGCCTTATCGGCCGCCTTGAAGCGGCCCGAAGTGGCGTGGTGGATGTTTGATCTCTTCTCTCCAGGTCTTCGCCGCCGAATGATCAAGAAATCCGCCACCATGCTAGACAGCGCGCCGTTCAAATTTGCCCCGGCGGACGGCGTGGCGTACTTCGAAAACCTCGGCTGGACAACCCTCGACGTGGAATCGGTGTTGGCGGGCGCGTATCGATTTCATAGGTTGCCGCCATTGATGCGGCTTGTGGCGCACCTACCGCTACCCAATCCGCGCAAGCCCGGCAACATGCTGTGGAATGCGGTCGTCCGCATGTCACACTGA
- a CDS encoding helix-turn-helix domain-containing protein codes for MKRRVDYAWRLSEIMAAHGMHNSTELIPRLAERGIQLSRPQVYRVVHQRPERVSLQMIAALCDIFGCGVEDLVTVTATDVRRKKAASATASAPNVVDLNKSVRPRRARVIRDDE; via the coding sequence ATGAAGCGGCGAGTCGACTATGCGTGGCGGCTTTCCGAAATCATGGCCGCCCACGGGATGCACAACAGCACCGAGCTGATTCCCCGCCTTGCCGAACGCGGCATCCAGTTGTCGCGTCCGCAAGTGTATCGAGTCGTTCACCAACGGCCAGAGCGGGTTTCACTGCAAATGATCGCCGCGTTGTGTGACATCTTCGGCTGCGGAGTCGAGGACTTGGTTACCGTCACCGCCACTGATGTGCGGCGCAAGAAAGCCGCCTCAGCCACAGCCTCTGCTCCCAATGTCGTGGATCTCAACAAATCGGTGCGCCCGCGCCGGGCACGGGTGATCCGCGATGACGAATAA
- a CDS encoding ABC transporter ATP-binding protein encodes MGKAIRVEGLTKSFGSQRIWEDVTMDIPPGEVSVLLGPSGTGKSVFLKSLIGLLRPERGSIIIDDTDITECSAKELYEIRTLFGVMFQDGALFGSMNIFDNTAFPLREHTKKKESEIRDIVMEKLSIVGLAGDEKKFPGEISGGMKKRAGLARSLVLDPQIILCDEPDSGLDPVRTAYLSQLLIDINAQIDATILIVTHNINIARTVPDNMGMLFRRKLVMFGPREVLLTSDEPVVKQFLNGRRIGPIGMSEEKDEATMAEEQAHLEAGHHGGGVEEIEGVPPQITATPGMPERKAVARRQARVRENLHLLPKNAQQAILDSFEGSAQDYPAHERDFGGDDDSGRHRDYDAPTETIRTQPES; translated from the coding sequence ATGGGTAAGGCAATCCGGGTGGAGGGACTGACTAAGTCCTTCGGTTCCCAGCGAATCTGGGAAGACGTCACAATGGATATCCCGCCGGGCGAGGTCAGCGTGCTGCTGGGCCCGTCGGGTACCGGTAAGTCGGTGTTCTTGAAGTCGCTGATCGGACTGCTGCGCCCGGAGCGCGGCTCGATCATCATCGACGACACCGACATCACCGAGTGCTCGGCCAAGGAGCTCTACGAGATCCGCACGCTGTTCGGGGTGATGTTTCAGGACGGCGCTCTGTTCGGGTCGATGAACATCTTCGACAACACCGCGTTCCCGTTGCGCGAGCACACCAAGAAGAAGGAAAGCGAGATCCGTGACATCGTCATGGAGAAGCTGTCGATCGTGGGTCTGGCCGGGGACGAGAAGAAGTTCCCCGGTGAGATCTCCGGCGGTATGAAAAAGCGTGCCGGCCTGGCGCGCTCGCTGGTGTTGGACCCGCAGATCATCCTTTGTGACGAGCCGGACTCGGGTCTTGACCCGGTGCGTACCGCGTATCTGAGCCAGCTGCTGATCGACATCAACGCGCAGATCGACGCCACGATCCTGATCGTCACGCACAACATCAACATCGCCCGCACGGTGCCGGACAACATGGGCATGCTGTTCCGCCGCAAGCTGGTCATGTTCGGCCCGCGTGAGGTGCTGCTGACTTCCGACGAGCCGGTCGTCAAACAGTTCCTCAACGGCCGGCGGATCGGTCCGATCGGCATGTCGGAGGAAAAGGACGAGGCCACCATGGCCGAGGAGCAGGCCCACCTGGAGGCCGGCCACCACGGCGGCGGTGTCGAGGAGATCGAGGGCGTGCCCCCGCAGATCACCGCCACCCCGGGCATGCCGGAGCGCAAGGCCGTCGCCCGTCGGCAGGCCAGGGTCCGGGAGAACCTGCACCTGCTGCCCAAGAACGCGCAGCAAGCAATCCTCGACTCCTTCGAGGGCAGCGCCCAGGACTACCCGGCACACGAGCGCGACTTCGGCGGCGACGACGACAGCGGCCGCCACCGCGACTACGACGCCCCCACCGAAACCATCCGCACTCAGCCGGAGTCCTGA
- a CDS encoding gluzincin family metallopeptidase, with the protein MSVQNRTPSWPGEQLCNSCFYTAMRTHGVCPFCGHDGLLPGRANHIDPRPVCLTCAGIPEDYRCRTCDTEGQIYRGGRCARCALRDDLTALIVDGAADPATMSTIVEILCGVERPESILTWKRSPRVRALLSGLSSGEIPLSHDGLDAVSQRTRVVSHLRSLLEHHGLLPDRDEYLARFEVWLAAKLDTITEPAVRAPVEQFATWHHLRRLRGNSTPGQASERSMQSAKQQVTETIKLLTWLHDTHHRTAADCRQQDLDEWLASGPTTRHKTRAFFAWANKSKINTTVRFVNQQPKHVPMLTQEQRLTWIKALLTGNPGSLHYRVAGLLLLLYAQPLVRIAALPATAVAVTTDEVRISLGNEPVPVPEPFASILVELVHRRPNLRTGGGTVPNPWLFPAHRPGKHLDAMTLAHELTHAGVSVLAARNSALRTLVAEMPPPIVAKLLGFSDNCVQRHAQLAAQPWSRYITR; encoded by the coding sequence ATGTCGGTCCAGAACCGCACCCCGTCCTGGCCTGGCGAGCAACTGTGCAACAGCTGCTTTTACACGGCGATGCGCACCCACGGCGTCTGCCCCTTCTGCGGACACGATGGCCTGCTACCTGGACGCGCCAACCATATCGATCCGCGGCCGGTATGTCTGACATGCGCGGGCATCCCCGAGGACTACCGATGCCGAACCTGTGACACCGAAGGCCAGATTTACCGTGGCGGTCGATGTGCACGCTGCGCCCTGCGTGATGACCTGACGGCGCTGATCGTCGACGGGGCCGCAGATCCGGCCACGATGAGCACGATCGTCGAAATCCTCTGTGGGGTCGAGCGCCCCGAGAGCATCCTCACCTGGAAACGCTCCCCCAGAGTGCGGGCACTGCTGTCCGGCCTTTCGAGCGGCGAAATTCCCCTCAGCCACGACGGCCTCGACGCCGTCAGTCAACGCACTCGAGTCGTTTCGCATCTGCGCAGCCTGCTCGAGCACCATGGTCTACTCCCCGACCGCGATGAATATCTAGCACGCTTCGAGGTCTGGCTTGCCGCCAAACTCGATACCATCACCGAGCCGGCCGTCCGAGCTCCCGTTGAACAGTTCGCCACCTGGCACCATCTGCGCCGGCTGCGCGGCAACTCCACACCAGGGCAAGCCTCTGAAAGATCGATGCAATCGGCCAAACAGCAAGTGACCGAGACGATCAAACTCCTCACCTGGCTGCACGACACCCACCATCGGACCGCAGCCGACTGCCGTCAGCAGGATCTCGACGAATGGCTCGCCAGCGGACCCACGACACGCCACAAAACCCGCGCGTTCTTCGCCTGGGCCAACAAAAGCAAGATCAACACCACGGTGCGATTCGTCAACCAACAGCCCAAGCACGTTCCTATGCTCACCCAGGAGCAACGGTTGACCTGGATCAAGGCGCTCCTCACCGGCAACCCGGGATCCCTCCACTATCGAGTCGCCGGCCTTCTGCTGCTGCTCTACGCACAACCACTGGTCAGAATCGCCGCACTGCCAGCCACCGCGGTCGCGGTGACTACCGACGAAGTGCGTATATCCCTCGGGAACGAACCCGTGCCGGTGCCGGAACCCTTCGCAAGCATTCTTGTCGAGCTCGTACACCGCAGACCCAACCTCCGAACGGGTGGCGGTACGGTCCCCAACCCGTGGCTATTCCCAGCCCATCGGCCCGGAAAGCACCTGGACGCAATGACTTTGGCACATGAACTCACTCACGCAGGCGTCAGTGTCCTCGCTGCACGCAACTCGGCGCTGCGCACGCTTGTCGCTGAGATGCCCCCTCCTATCGTGGCCAAGCTTTTAGGCTTCAGCGACAACTGCGTTCAGCGGCACGCCCAACTGGCGGCTCAACCGTGGTCGCGGTACATCACACGTTGA